One Solanum lycopersicum chromosome 2, SLM_r2.1 genomic region harbors:
- the LOC101264778 gene encoding uncharacterized protein, with protein MSTRRDYRGYGVLNKGEEDEEACAPILGNPKLSRNRTVPASAAAKFFRSSSKKVTSEDNFRASAQLKEAKKASKIHPIFSLFETKRKKKATARPEFSRYIQYLREGGFGDVLQTTTT; from the coding sequence ATGAGTACACGAAGGGACTATAGAGGATACGGAGTATTGAATAAGGGAGAGGAAGATGAGGAGGCTTGTGCTCCAATATTGGGAAACCCTAAATTGAGCAGAAACAGAACAGTTCCTGCTTCTGCTGCTGCTAAGTTCTTTAGATCTTCATCGAAGAAGGTTACATCGGAGGACAATTTTCGTGCAAGTGCTCAGCTAAAAGAAGCGAAAAAGGCGAGCAAGATTCACCCGATATTTAGTTTATTTGAAACGAAGAGGAAGAAAAAGGCAACTGCTAGGCCTGAATTCTCAAGGTACATTCAGTATCTTAGAGAGGGAGGTTTTGGTGATGTATTGCAGACGACTACTACTTAA
- the LOC101259403 gene encoding auxilin-like protein 1 — MENLSHSFAKKSYHGSGFITTPSKSVYDDVFGGTPKFGVPTLAPRYEDYTEIFGGFHSSRASSIPVLDLPVLDEDDDRLSVDIQTSHLDYSEIFGGFPVFDFALSYEDLVRQSTSGYDSSDEGWSPVQSETLSNESDPSAFSERSQSSSSADVHHLDDTKQFNISYHKTFQRSEGVMSNGMTHVPHLHAIPGYTYMVSGSQASQNTEDEEPPGQANLDINYNVDFSGPLVEDQQYKRSTPRKMSSSYIMHGSDSKHPEKCSEASCTPDKPFLTVSDISLRTRPSGLPPPSRPPPAMAAKKGNSDRLNSRLKASNSCAFEQKQGDSSQPYFDMEVYASSSAAASSAAIKDAMEKAQAKLRSAKELMERKKQDLKCYAELHLEKGILEETPSKTFDKDGVEQSMCVGRIEEVLKNNDVISGNIKDGEHFKSTGKHEESEQDKPNMSSQQPIKAEGRVAWREGAEFFEVVETYPSCGSPEEVKIESGLLHNMESHEDRQSTAATDRFDHLETCKNVAAKEARDCIEESEEKMGKGSYQLANTHQRSKEEDLCGQLEHKETLKAEENSPDVSMSEKHVKVQQEGTSEKLSSSSHKSVEYIRGSGQNVSECKATVKLSGGRRKLNDQKRCINTDSRHIDLELMVESEIEECEGGLWDVVDETGNGQRVNEILKQETKKQLDAVSEREEGAIYWEEDAKKPNEDFKSEKNDEKSEVACKQDKNERDNTVSFKMGPIDQDAKGAFEWEQEDSQFRVTLERKEHEGEQNDAEEGEETEGRLSVSCEGEDDNMEMSEVLEQQENKRESPLTSRLEFENISEKAGKIEETEQTIVCDVKWDELREQTEDSAPIEMVGSVLKQNSNVEVRKDVTTIDWAGQPNYETPLVNKMSKKTEEDGGKLEATQSALSCEENERLETELQNCEKESEVGMTNLLPKDGCNSVCKGQDILEHGKDPTRRADAIGSTSSNEHLTNPSGAGIYIDKASDRLKKTAFEMGNHPDQRNGKLPECLAVNTNGFQSGSNQEVSEEKFTADNHSNHRNGTNAEGPRVNTKVVQSGTKQEVMEEKFTSQNIVREWATNAKKIGDALAAVLEDVEILSSVDQRAATGSSQKKERNSNKIITPEAQKTDERLKKEREIEEEYMRKLEEEREREREREKDRMSVTREALERSYLEARGRVERAAMEKSATEIRQRAMAEARERLEKVSAEARERSSAEQAAKGARLKAERAAVERATAEARQRAFEKTMAEKATQESCDRVERSSSEKFSAYSRSTEMRQSSSSEQHAHWSTETSKLRYSYSSARAGIEGESPQRCKARLERYRRTSERAAKALAEKNMRDFQAQREQAERNRLAETLDAEVKRWSSGKEGNLRALLSTLQYILGPNSGWQPIPLTEVITSAAVKKAYRKATLCVHPDKLQQRGASIHQKYICEKVFDLLKEAWNRFNSEER, encoded by the exons ATGGAAAATCTGTCACATTCATTTGCTAAAAAGAGTTACCATGGAAGTGGGTTCATTACAACACCAAGTAAGTCTGTATACGACGACGTTTTTGGTGGTACGCCCAAGTTCGGAGTGCCAACATTAGCTCCTCGTTATGAGGATTATACTGAGATTTTTGGAGGTTTTCACTCTTCCCGAGCTTCCTCTATTCCCGTTTTGGATCTTCCGGTGCTTGATGAAGACGATGATCGGTTGTCCGTCGATATTCAGACTTCTCATTTGGACTACTCTGAGATTTTTGGAGGTTTTCCTGTTTTTGATTTTGCCCTTTCGTACGAAGATTTGGTTCGGCAGTCTACTTCTGGCTATGATTCTTCGGACGAGGGCTG GAGTCCAGTTCAAAGTGAGACCCTGTCAAATGAGTCGGATCCTTCAGCTTTTTCAGAAAGGAGTCAGAGCTCTTCTAGTGCTGATGTTCATCATTTAGACGACACCAAACAGTTCAACATTTCATATCACAAGACTTTCCAGAGGAGCGAAGGAGTTATGTCAAATGGCATGACACATGTTCCTCATCTGCATGCTATTCCTGGATATACTTACATGGTCAGTGGAAGTCAGGCTTCTCAAAATACAGAAGATGAGGAGCCACCTGGACAAGCAAACCTTGATATCAACTACAATGTGGACTTCAGTGGACCGCTTGTAGAAGACCAGCAATACAAAAGAAGCACGCCACGTAAAATGAGCAGCAGCTATATCATGCATGGAAGTGATTCAAAACATCCAGAGAAATGTAGTGAGGCTAGTTGTACTCCAGATAAGCCATTCTTAACTGTCTCAGATATCAGCTTAAGAACTAGGCCATCAGGGTTGCCTCCACCATCAAGACCGCCACCTGCCATGGCTGCAAAGAAAGGGAACTCTGATAGACTTAATTCAAGACTCAAAGCGTCTAACAGTTGTGCATTTGAGCAAAAACAAGGGGATAGTTCACAGCCTTACTTTGACATGGAAGTATATGCAAGTTCATCTGCAGCGGCGTCCTCTGCAGCTATAAAAGATGCAATGGAGAAGGCCCAAGCAAAGCTCAGAAGTGCAAAAGAGCTAATGGAGAGGAAGAAGCAAGATCTAAAATGTTATGCAGAACTCCATTtggagaagggtattttggaggaAACACCAAGTAAGACATTTGACAAAGATGGCGTGGAACAAAGCATGTGTGTTGGAAGAATTGAAGAAGTCCTTAAGAACAATGATGTTATTTCTGGTAATATTAAAGATGGAGAACATTTCAAATCTACTGGAAAACATGAAGAAAGTGAGCAGGATAAGCCGAATATGTCATCTCAACAACCAATAAAAGCTGAAGGAAGAGTTGCATGGAGGGAAGGTGCGGAATTTTTTGAAGTTGTTGAAACTTACCCATCTTGTGGGTCTCCTGAGGAAGTCAAGATTGAATCTGGTTTGCTGCATAATATGGAGTCACATGAAGACAGACAATCCACAGCAGCCACTGACAGATTTGACCATCTAGAAACTTGCAAAAATGTTGCAGCAAAGGAGGCTCGTGACTGCATAgaggaaagtgaagaaaaaatgGGTAAAGGGTCCTACCAATTGGCCAATACGCATCAAAGGTCAAAAGAAGAAGATTTGTGTGGTCAATTGGAGCACAAGGAGACACTTAAAGCAGAAGAAAACTCACCGGATGTTAGTATGAGTGAGAAACATGTTAAAGTCCAGCAAGAGGGAACAAGTGAGAAGCTAAGTAGCAGTTCTCACAAAAGTGTAGAGTACATCAGAGGAAGTGGCCAGAATGTGAGTGAATGTAAGGCTACTGTGAAATTAAGTGGTGgaaggagaaaattaaatgatCAAAAGAGATGTATAAATACTGATTCTAGACATATTGATTTAGAGTTGATGGTAGAATCTGAGATTGAAGAATGTGAGGGAGGACTTTGGGATGTTGTTGATGAAACAGGAAATGGACAGAGAGTGAATGAGATACTCAAGCAGGAAACGAAGAAGCAACTCGATGCAGTTTCTGAAAGAGAGGAAGGCGCTATTTATTGGGAGGAGGATGCAAAGAAACCAAACGAGGATTTTAAATCAGAAAAGAACGATGAGAAGTCAGAGGTAGCTTGCAAACAAGACAAAAATGAGAGGGACAACACGGTGAGTTTCAAGATGGGCCCAATAGATCAGGATGCAAAAGGTGCTTTTGAGTGGGAGCAGGAGGACAGCCAATTTAGAGTGACTCTCGAGAGAAAAGAGCATGAAGGAGAACAAAATGATGctgaagaaggagaagaaactGAGGGAAGACTGAGTGTTAGTTGTGAAGGAGAAGATGATAATATGGAAATGAGTGAGGTTTTGGAGCAGCAAGAAAATAAGAGAGAATCCCCTTTGACTTCCAGATTAGAATTTGAGAACATATCTGAAAAGGCCGGTAAGATTGAAGAAACTGAGCAAACAATTGTTTGTGATGTTAAGTGGGATGAATTGCGCGAACAGACCGAGGATAGCGCCCCAATTGAAATGGTTGGGTCTGTTTTGAAGCAGAACTCTAATGTTGAAGTTCGCAAGGATGTTACGACGATTGATTGGGCTGGCCAACCAAACTATGAGACCCCACTTGTGAACAAAATGTCCAAGAAGACGGAGGAAGATGGAGGAAAGCTGGAAGCAACTCAATCAGCCCTTTCCTGCGAAGAAAATGAGAGATTAGAAACTGAGTTGCAAAATTGTGAAAAAGAATCAGAAGTTGGAATGACCAATCTGCTGCCTAAAGATGGATGCAACTCTGTTTGCAAGGGACAAGATATCTTGGAGCATGGGAAAGACCCAACTAGAAGAGCAGATGCAATAGGGTCTACTTCTTCAAATGAGCATTTGACCAATCCAAGTGGAGCTGGTATCTACATAGATAAAGCATCGGATAGACTGAAGAAGACAGCCTTTGAAATGGGAAACCATCCTGATCAAAGAAATGGAAAACTTCCTGAATGTCTGGCAGTGAATACCAATGGATTTCAGTCAGGCAGTAACCAGGAAGTTTCAGAGGAAAAGTTTACAGCTGATAATCACTCTAACCATAGAAATGGAACAAATGCTGAAGGGCCAAGAGTGAACACCAAGGTTGTTCAGTCTGGAACTAAGCAGGAAGTTATGGAAGAAAAGTTTACATCTCAAAACATTGTCAGGGAATGGGCCACAAATGCAAAGAAAATAGGAGATGCTTTGGCTGCTGTGCTAGAGGATGTTGAAATCCTGTCAAGTGTAGACCAGAGAGCCGCAACTGGAAGTTCCcagaagaaagagagaaattcaaataaaatcattaCTCCTGAGGCCCAAAAAACGGATGAGCGactgaaaaaagaaagagaaatagaGGAAGAATATATGAGAAAGTTAGAAgaagagagggaaagagaaaggGAAAGAGAAAAGGATCGGATGTCTGTAACTCGTGAAGCTCTGGAAAGGTCATATCTTGAAGCCCGTGGGAGAGTAGAAAGAGCTGCGATGGAGAAATCTGCAACTGAAATACGTCAAAGAGCTATGGCGGAGGCCCGAGAAAGATTAGAGAAAGTATCTGCAGAGGCTAGAGAGAGATCTTCAGCAGAGCAGGCAGCTAAGGGAGCTAGGCTCAAGGCTGAGCGGGCTGCAGTAGAAAGAGCAACTGCAGAGGCTCGACAACGAGCTTTTGAGAAAACAATGGCTGAGAAGGCTACCCAGGAATCATGTGACCGAGTGGAAAGATCATCTTCTGAAAAGTTTTCTGCTTATTCTAGGAGCACAGAAATGAGACAAAGCTCTTCTTCT GAACAACATGCACATTGGAGCACAGAAACCTCGAAATTGAGATATTCATATTCTTCAGCTCGTGCTG GCATTGAAGGTGAATCACCTCAAAGATGTAAAGCACGGTTGGAGAGGTATCGCAGAACATCAGAGCGTGCA GCCAAGGCCCTAGCAGAAAAAAATATGCGTGATTTTCAAGCTCAGAGAGAGCAAGCAGAGAGAAAT AGATTGGCTGAAACTCTGGATGCTGAAGTGAAAAGATGGTCAAGCGGGAAAGAAGGCAATCTACGTGCATTGCTTTCAACGTTGCAATAT ATTCTTGGGCCTAATAGCGGTTGGCAGCCTATTCCACTAACAGAAGTTATAACTTCTGCAGCGGTGAAGAAAGCTTATAGGAAAGCTACACTTTGTGTGCATCCCGACAAATTACAACAGCGAGGTGCTAGTATTCATCAGAAGTATATATGCGAGAAAGTCTTTGATCTTTTAAAG GAAGCATGGAACAGATTCAACTCTGAGGAGAGGTAG
- the DFR gene encoding dihydroflavonol 4-reductase, whose protein sequence is MASEAHAVVDAHSPPKTTTVCVTGAAGFIGSWLVMRLLERGYNVHATVRDPENQKKVKHLLELPKADTNLTLWKADLAVEGSFDEAIQGCQGVFHVATPMDFESKDPENEVIKPTVRGMLSIIESCAKANTVKRLVFTSSAGTLDVQEDQKLFYDETSWSDLDFIYAKKMTGWMYFVSKILAEKAAMEEARKNNIDFISIIPPLVVGPFITSTFPPSLITALSLITGNEAHYGIIKQGQYVHLDDLCEAHIFLYEHPKAEGRFICSSHHAIIYDVAKMVRQKWPEYYVPTEFKGIDKDLPVVSFSSKKLMDMGFQFKHTLEDMYKGAIETCRQKQLLPFSTRSTADNGKDKEAIPISTENYSSGKENAPVANCTGKFTNGEI, encoded by the exons ATGGCAAGTGAAGCTCATGCAGTTGTTGATGCCCACTCTCCTCCGAAGACGACAACGGTTTGCGTCACAGGAGCAGCTGGATTTATCGGCTCTTGGCTTGTCATGAGACTCCTTGAACGCGGTTATAATGTCCACGCTACTGTTCGTGATCCTG AGAACCAGAAGAAGGTGAAACATCTGTTGGAATTGCCAAAAGCTGATACAAACTTAACGCTGTGGAAAGCTGACTTGGCAGTGGAAGGAAGCTTTGATGAAGCCATTCAAGGCTGTCAAGGAGTATTTCATGTGGCTACACCCATGGATTTCGAGTCCAAGGATCCAGAG AACGAAGTAATCAAACCAACAGTCAGGGGAATGTTAAGTATCATAGAATCATGTGCTAAAGCTAACACAGTGAAGAGGCTGGTTTTCACTTCATCTGCTGGAACTCTTGATGTCCAAGAGGACCAAAAACTCTTCTATGACGAGACCAGCTGGAGCGATTTGGACTTCATATATGCTAAGAAGATGACAGGCTGG ATGTATTTTGTTTCCAAGATACTGGCAGAGAAGGCTGCAATGGAAGAAGCTAGAAAGAATAACATTGATTTCATTAGCATCATACCACCACTGGTTGTTGGTCCATTCATCACATCTACGTTCCCACCAAGCTTAATCACTGCCCTTTCACTAATTACCG GGAATGAAGCTCACTACGGCATCATTAAACAAGGTCAATATGTGCATTTGGATGATCTTTGTGAGGCTCATATATTCCTGTATGAGCACCCCAAGGCAGAGGGAAGATTCATTTGCTCATCCCATCATGCTATCATCTACGATGTGGCTAAGATGGTGCGACAGAAATGGCCAGAGTACTATGTTCCTACTGA GTTTAAGGGTATCGATAAGGACTTGCCCGTAGTGTCTTTTTCATCAAAGAAGCTTATGGATATGGGGTTTCAATTCAAACACACTTTGGAGGATATGTATAAAGGGGCCATTGAGACTTGCCGACAGAAGCAATTGCTTCCCTTTTCTACCCGAAGCACTGCAGACAATGGAAAAGACAAAGAAGCAATTCCCATTTCTACTGAAAACTATTCAAGTGGCAAGGAGAATGCACCAGTTGCCAATTGTACAGGGAAGTTTACCAATGGTGAAATCTAG
- the LOC104645740 gene encoding uncharacterized protein: MFRALSTRRDYRGYDELIKEEAPSTPLVDPKLNRNRSVSAAYKFFSPSRKEQNFPMSPQVNKEAKKASKIHPIFSLFETKKKKKATARPEFSRYIQYVREGGFGDVLQTSSVPPTSPRP, from the coding sequence ATGTTTAGAGCACTGAGCACACGAAGAGATTATAGGGGATATGATGAATTGATTAAAGAGGAGGCACCATCCACTCCACTAGTAGATCCAAAATTGAACCGAAACAGAAGCGTTTCAGCagcttataaattttttagtcCATCCAGGAAGGAGCAAAATTTTCCGATGAGTCCTCAAGTGAATAAGGAAGCGAAAAAAGCGAGCAAAATTCACCCGATATTCAGCCTATTCgaaacgaagaagaagaagaaggcaaCTGCTAGGCCCGAATTCTCGAGGTACATTCAGTATGTTAGAGAGGGGGGTTTTGGTGATGTGTTGCAGACTTCTTCAGTTCCTCCAACTTCACCACGGCCGTGA